One stretch of Brachyhypopomus gauderio isolate BG-103 chromosome 10, BGAUD_0.2, whole genome shotgun sequence DNA includes these proteins:
- the ska2 gene encoding SKA complex subunit 2 codes for METAVDKLEAMFQKAEADIDYVEKRLKFDFMTSARENGTVEGNPVQLLENLQAVKVRHAALCAQVEEIAAEQKRSMESIRAHLNTTVKLVDELQNRADVQVPPLTEEEQEARAALCSSVAAVFETLPEPEKEKELNSQGECDMVTKAEFEAVPRSIRGNIKLGDLNTLYKELTEYFSSEKNRGPLSLQKMKKLNMKFSDAAVKMLQHLSLIKVDKQGLISLSSRD; via the exons ATGGAGACAGCAGTTGATAAGCTGGAGGCTATG tTCCAGAAAGCAGAGGCTGATATAGACTATGTGGAAAAGAGACTGAAATTTGACTTCATGACCAGTGCTCGAGAGAATGGCACTGTGGAG GGAAACCCTGTTCAGCTGCTGGAGAACCTGCAAGCCGTGAAGGTGCGCCACGCGGCCCTGTGCGCACAGGTGGAGGAGATTGCGGCTGAGCAAAAGCGTTCGATGGAGTCGATCCGAGCACACCTGAACACCACGGTCAAGCTTGTGGACGAGCTGCAGAACAGGGCAGACGTACAG GTTCCCCCGCTCACAGAAGAAGAACAGGAGGCCCGAGCCGCCCTTTGCTCGTCAGTTGCTGCTGTCTTTGAG ACTCTGCCAGAACCTGAAAAGGAAAAGGAATTAAACT CACAGGGAGAGTGTGACATGGTGACTAAGGCGGAGTTTGAGGCTGTTCCACGAAGTATCCGTGGCAACATCAAGCTTGGTGATCTCAACACCCTCTACAAGGAGCTAACTGAGTATTTTTCTTCAGAAAAGAATAG GGGGCCACTTAGCCTGCAGAAGATGAAGAAACTGAACATGAAGTTCAGTGATGCTGCAGTTAAAATGCTGCAACACCTCTCGCTCATCAAGGTAGACAAGCAGGGGCTCATTTCTTTGTCTTCAAGGGACTAA